The following proteins are co-located in the Thermococcus celericrescens genome:
- the wtpC gene encoding tungstate ABC transporter ATP-binding protein WtpC produces MLEVKSVSKDWKEFRLREISFDVSEGEHFIILGPSGAGKTVLLEIIAGIIEPDAGRILLNGEDITHWPPERRGLTYIPQNYALFPHMSVFDNIAFGLRLRRVPRAEIERKVKEIAEVLGIAHLLHRKPKTLSGGESQRVAIARALVVEPELLLMDEPFANLDVQTRSKLLGEMKRWRRELGFTALHVTHSFEEAVSLGDRVGVMLDGRLVQTGSVRDVFSRPASEEVARFLGFENIIEGTAEGRVLRSNGVEIELPAEVRGRVRVGLRPEDIILSLGPIRTSARNEFKALVESVEELGPLVRVHLRIGGLHLRAFITRSSMLEMGITKGREVYVSFKASALHVF; encoded by the coding sequence ATGCTTGAGGTAAAATCCGTTTCCAAGGACTGGAAGGAGTTCCGGCTGAGGGAGATAAGCTTTGACGTGAGCGAGGGGGAGCACTTCATAATCCTCGGCCCGAGCGGAGCAGGGAAGACGGTGCTCCTTGAGATAATAGCGGGCATAATCGAACCCGACGCCGGGAGGATCCTTCTCAACGGTGAGGACATAACCCACTGGCCACCGGAGAGGCGCGGTCTTACATACATCCCCCAGAACTACGCCCTCTTCCCCCATATGAGCGTCTTCGATAACATAGCCTTCGGGCTCAGGCTCCGGAGGGTTCCGAGGGCGGAAATCGAGAGGAAAGTTAAGGAAATAGCCGAGGTTCTGGGCATAGCCCACCTTCTCCACAGAAAGCCAAAAACCCTGAGCGGCGGAGAGAGCCAGCGCGTGGCCATAGCCAGGGCCCTCGTTGTGGAACCCGAGCTTCTGCTCATGGACGAGCCCTTCGCGAACCTCGACGTCCAGACCCGCTCGAAGCTTCTGGGCGAGATGAAGCGCTGGAGACGGGAGCTCGGCTTCACCGCGTTGCACGTTACCCACTCCTTTGAGGAAGCGGTGAGCCTGGGCGACAGGGTGGGCGTTATGCTCGATGGGAGACTCGTCCAGACCGGCTCCGTCCGGGACGTCTTTTCGAGACCGGCGAGCGAGGAGGTGGCCCGCTTTTTGGGCTTCGAGAACATCATAGAGGGCACCGCGGAAGGAAGGGTTCTGAGGAGCAACGGCGTCGAGATAGAGCTTCCGGCGGAGGTGAGGGGAAGGGTTCGCGTTGGTCTAAGGCCGGAAGACATAATCCTCTCCCTGGGACCCATTAGAACATCCGCGAGGAACGAGTTCAAAGCCCTGGTTGAGTCGGTTGAAGAACTCGGCCCGCTCGTCAGGGTTCATCTGAGAATCGGCGGCCTGCATCTGAGGGCGTTCATAACCCGCTCCTCGATGTTGGAGATGGGAATAACGAAGGGACGGGAGGTCTACGTCAGCTTCAAGGCGAGCGCCCTTCACGTCTTCTGA
- the tsaA gene encoding tRNA (N6-threonylcarbamoyladenosine(37)-N6)-methyltransferase TrmO, with protein sequence MNFEPFKLVPVGYVRKNGETFIEILPEFSDAVHGLNEGDWIKLILWFHASDTPGRRSVLKVHPYNNPENPLRGVFATRSPARPNPLAIYTVRINRIEGNRLYIDWIDAMDGTPVVDIKILVERLDCPKETPIPEEELEVPASRQVGEVNLIPRKGEHLDELEEVSPEEYEALVLELGPKTEVLTARELVELISALEEIYENLPVEIKDKLRTEGLRRREGRSP encoded by the coding sequence ATGAACTTCGAGCCCTTCAAACTTGTTCCCGTCGGCTACGTGAGGAAAAACGGAGAGACCTTTATCGAAATCCTCCCGGAGTTCAGCGATGCCGTCCACGGCCTCAACGAGGGGGACTGGATAAAGCTGATCCTCTGGTTTCACGCCAGCGACACCCCTGGGAGGAGGAGCGTCCTGAAGGTCCATCCATACAACAACCCCGAGAACCCACTGAGGGGAGTTTTCGCCACGCGCTCACCGGCCAGACCTAACCCCCTGGCCATCTACACCGTTAGAATAAACCGTATCGAGGGAAACAGGCTCTATATCGACTGGATAGACGCGATGGACGGAACGCCGGTCGTGGACATAAAGATACTCGTGGAGAGGCTGGACTGCCCGAAGGAGACTCCGATTCCGGAGGAGGAGCTTGAGGTACCCGCATCGAGGCAGGTGGGGGAGGTCAACCTAATACCAAGGAAGGGAGAGCACCTCGATGAGCTGGAGGAGGTTTCGCCCGAGGAGTACGAGGCGCTGGTTCTTGAGCTGGGACCGAAGACGGAGGTGCTGACGGCGAGAGAACTGGTCGAACTGATCAGCGCCCTAGAGGAGATATACGAGAACCTGCCCGTGGAGATAAAGGACAAGCTGAGGACGGAGGGCCTCAGAAGACGTGAAGGGCGCTCGCCTTGA
- a CDS encoding adenosylhomocysteinase, which translates to MNCTRDYCVKDINLAPSGEKKIDWVSRFMPVLQAIRKDFEEKKPFEGVRIATTLHLEMKTAFLLLTLKAAGAEISAAASNPLSTQDDVVAALAKAGVKVYAIRGEDREQYYEFMHKALDIKPNIIIDDGADMVSTVLKERTELIDELWGASEETTTGVIRLRAMEKDGVLRFPIIAVNDSYTKYLFDNRYGTGQSTWDGILRTTNLLIAGKNVVVVGYGWCGKGIAMRARGLGATVIVVEVDPIRALEARMDGFLVMDMTEAAKVGDIFVTSTGDINCIRKEHFEVMKDGVIMANAGHFDVEISKPDLEELAVDISEPRPNITEYTLADGRRLYLLAEGRLVNLAAADGHPAEIMDMSFALQAKAAEYILNNHEKLEPKVYVLPREIDEMVARIKLASMGIKIEELTEEQRHYLASWEHGT; encoded by the coding sequence ATGAACTGCACGAGGGATTACTGCGTTAAGGACATCAACCTGGCCCCCAGCGGCGAGAAAAAGATAGACTGGGTCTCCAGGTTCATGCCGGTTCTCCAGGCAATAAGAAAGGACTTCGAGGAGAAAAAGCCATTCGAGGGAGTCAGGATTGCGACGACGCTGCACCTTGAGATGAAGACCGCCTTCCTGCTCCTCACGCTTAAGGCGGCCGGTGCAGAGATCTCGGCGGCGGCCAGCAACCCGCTCTCAACCCAAGACGACGTTGTCGCCGCCCTCGCCAAGGCAGGAGTCAAGGTCTACGCGATCCGCGGGGAGGACAGGGAGCAGTACTACGAGTTCATGCACAAGGCGCTCGACATAAAGCCGAACATCATCATAGACGACGGCGCCGACATGGTCTCGACGGTGCTGAAGGAGAGAACTGAGCTGATAGACGAGCTCTGGGGGGCGAGCGAGGAAACGACAACGGGCGTCATAAGGCTCCGCGCCATGGAGAAGGACGGCGTTCTGAGGTTCCCGATCATAGCGGTGAACGACTCCTACACCAAGTACCTATTCGACAACAGGTACGGCACCGGCCAGTCAACGTGGGACGGAATCCTGAGAACCACCAACCTGCTGATAGCAGGTAAGAACGTCGTCGTTGTCGGCTACGGCTGGTGCGGCAAGGGTATAGCAATGAGGGCGAGGGGCCTCGGCGCGACGGTGATAGTGGTGGAGGTTGACCCGATTAGAGCGTTAGAGGCGAGGATGGACGGGTTCCTGGTCATGGACATGACGGAGGCGGCGAAGGTGGGCGACATCTTCGTCACCTCCACGGGCGACATCAACTGCATAAGAAAGGAGCACTTCGAGGTCATGAAGGACGGCGTGATAATGGCCAACGCCGGCCACTTCGACGTGGAGATAAGCAAACCGGACCTCGAGGAGCTGGCGGTCGATATAAGCGAGCCGAGGCCGAACATAACCGAGTACACGCTGGCCGATGGAAGGAGGCTCTACCTCTTGGCCGAGGGCAGGCTCGTAAATCTCGCCGCGGCGGACGGCCACCCGGCCGAGATTATGGACATGAGCTTCGCCCTGCAGGCGAAGGCGGCTGAATACATACTGAACAACCACGAGAAGCTTGAGCCAAAGGTCTACGTGCTCCCGAGGGAGATAGACGAGATGGTGGCGAGGATTAAGCTGGCCTCGATGGGGATAAAAATCGAGGAGCTCACCGAGGAGCAGAGGCACTATCTGGCCAGCTGGGAGCACGGGACTTGA
- a CDS encoding cyclase family protein, whose amino-acid sequence MILDLSAPISENTPVYPDDPPVSVRLWAVIDRDGYYMNVLKMGEHSGTHVDAPAHFVPGGKTIDEMPLEKFIGEGIVLDVRDGEGPIRLDEIPDGGYFGKIVLFLTSGRELSPEVALFLVAEGVRAVGTDSMSIGDDAVHRILLSEEVPVFENLTNLEALVGKDFTFVAFPLKIEGGSGSPVRAVAFVE is encoded by the coding sequence ATGATACTCGACCTCTCTGCCCCTATCTCGGAAAACACCCCGGTTTACCCGGACGACCCGCCCGTGAGTGTGAGGCTCTGGGCCGTCATCGACAGGGACGGCTACTACATGAACGTTCTGAAGATGGGGGAGCATTCCGGCACCCACGTTGATGCGCCGGCGCACTTCGTGCCCGGGGGGAAGACCATCGATGAGATGCCGCTTGAGAAGTTCATCGGTGAGGGCATCGTTCTGGACGTCAGGGATGGGGAGGGGCCTATAAGGCTCGACGAGATTCCGGATGGAGGCTACTTTGGAAAGATAGTGCTTTTCCTGACGAGCGGTAGGGAGCTCTCTCCAGAGGTGGCGCTGTTTCTTGTGGCTGAGGGCGTTAGGGCCGTTGGCACCGACTCCATGAGCATCGGGGACGATGCCGTCCACAGAATACTCCTCAGCGAGGAGGTGCCGGTGTTTGAGAACCTGACCAACCTGGAGGCCCTCGTAGGAAAAGACTTCACGTTCGTGGCGTTTCCCCTCAAAATCGAGGGCGGTTCGGGAAGCCCCGTTAGGGCAGTGGCCTTTGTGGAGTGA